CCTGTTATGTTTTAGGTGCTAGCatgttatgatgttatgtgatagtggtagtagggggtgaaatagtccccggttaccggtcgataggactGAATAGGTAGTTTAGTACCCAGCCATGCTAtccagattatgatatatgtgatatgtgtttatgtggtagtagtaaagGTGAAATAGTCCCGGTAGTTGGGTGAAATAGATTGACGAGtacgtcaagcaccccagaatggcttgacctgaGTACGTTAAACACCCAAGAATGGTTTGACCTGGGTAAGTCAGGCGCCCCAGAATCGCTTGACagtatattgtatggtatgtggcactgtgggggaactcactaagcttcgtgcttacagttttcagttttgtttcaggtacctctccaacaaaggggaaggagctggcacggtagctacacatcatacacacacctcTGATTCCACACTATGAGATTCCTTAggtttgtactctgacattatcacTATTTTAcgatttgggttttcagacattaTGCATAGTTTTATGAGATGTTATGATTCGACAATATTTTCTACgaatgtttaattaaattaagcaaTTAAAATGGAAActttggacgtgaaaattaggTTGTTACACATATTTTCATTTTTAGGTTTTAAGGTTTGATTTGATTTTGAGATTTTCATTTGGATTTGATGACAATGATTAGCGATAGTGGTTGTTAAAGGTGGACATAGGTATTAATGGTTGGTGATGGCGGTTGTTAGGGTGGATAGGGTACCGGTAGTTAGTGGTTGTTCGAATCTTTGTTCAAGGAAGGGTATGTTGTCGATGATATTGGTCAGAAGTGGATACCGGTGATGGATTGGTAGTTTAGGGTTAAAGACGGTTGAAAGGATGAAGAAGACGACCTAAGAGAGTGTGTCTCATCTTATGAATTAAcatgatttttgataaaaataataataacaaataaacaatatataaataaaagaataaataaatgagggtaattttgtcattttatgtTTGCGAGGGACCCAATGTGCAAAACAATACATCTTAAGGACCGTCCGAATTAAAAAGTACTTTTAAGAAGCAAATGTGCAGATTACCTCAAACTATAGGGTTCATTCACGTAGTTTACTCTTACGTATTTTCCTTGAACATTTGCGAATCTCATGTAAGCACCcttccaacaaaaaaaaaacatcccCCATGCCTATATGTTATATAAAGaattaaatttgaatttataaataaaaatttcaaTAAACACAtgagttgaaaattttcagaCCTATTCCATTTCTAAAAATCCTGAGCCACTAAAAGTCATCTTAACTATAACTTTATCTTTCTTCTCATTGCTTAAAAATCCTCAACGTTAAGTGAACATACTCTTAaaagttttcctttttttttttaaatatttttttaacgaCAAATATATACTTTACTCCTAAACAACTCTTAAAACCCACCTATATCTACTGTAAGACTTGAACCATCAACCTTAAGGAGGACAACACCGGATACCTCTGGGCTACAAACCATTTGATTGATATAAAAGTCCTCATTTGATATATGTAGAAAAACATTTTGTTAAAGATAAGACGATTCAAATCACCAATTATTAAGTAGCTATCTATTTGCTCAAAGGAGAACTGTTGCATGAGCATTGATTCAATGTGCTTCATTTACTTACGTAGATTCGGATGACAAGCACTAAATTTGAATCGATTAATCTAAATCACAAACACACTTGTGTCATAAAAGATTTTCTCATCAACAAGGAGTGGGTCCCCTTCTCCGGGTATGTCTACGCATTATTTGAACATGGTGACCAAAGTAAATTGAGTCGTATTCCTGTTAAACTATCTATATATAGTCGATCTAATATTACTCGTATTAGCGCTTACATCATCTGTCAACTAAACGGGTATTCATGTTATTTTAacaaataaaatgttaaaaaaaacccaaaaatataattaattaattgttttcTAAAAAGGTTATGAGATTTTTACAGGTAAGATATGTGATAATCTCATAAATCTACATGAGAAAATGATTTTCTTGTAGATTTAGGCTGGTAAAATTTCAAATCCATctaaaaaaatgtatattttctCATAACCCGACTTCTAACGTATCAAAATATACAGTTTTTCATACTCTTCCTGTGAAACCTTATTACGAAGTGTTTTCTACCGAAAgctttataaaaaaacaaaagattttCGTCGATATCAACTTTATCAATCATGACTAATTTGGTTCGTTGTTTAATTtttagacaaaactgcacaaatggtctctgtggttagctgaaaattgccactttggtccagaAATGTTTagactagcaccagaggtccaaacttttcattttgttgcgagtttgatccagttttctataaaaattttcataatgactattttgcccttattttttttttcttttttagtttttttactatttaaatactttttttgattaaaagaaaaaataaaaaagaaaaattgcattttcttttttctttttataattttttaaaataaaaaaagaaaaatgaaatctctctctctctctctctctctctctctctctctctctctctctctctctctctctctctctctcatttttaTCCTACCAGTCAAAGGAGGTGGTTATCCCTCCtccttttttcttcatttttgagCAAGAGAACTCCACTGGAGGTGGAGGTGTATTCCGGCCACCAAGAAACACCCACCATCACCGGTGCAACCTCCCTCTCCCTTCCTCCGCTGTATTTTTCCCTTCCGAGAACAACCCACCACTCACCACCACTGTAACCACCGAAAACCACCACTCCAACCACCCACCTCCTTCTGTTTCGTCAAACAAACACCAACCAAAATCCACCGTTACTGTTGCAGTCGGGGTTCTTCCTTGGCCACCGCAGGACACCACCATCTCTAATCTCTTTTTTTTCTGTTGAATTGGAATGAGCTCAAGTTCCAACCATCGCCTCGCTGCCCTCCCCTTCGTCGAACTCGTCAGAACAGCAAGAAACGAAGCAGCAAAAGTCGTTGGAGTATCCCCTGCCACCACCGACGTTGCTGTTGTGGAACCACCGTCGCTGATTGCTGCTGTGGAACGAAAAAGTAGTACCCCTCGGAGCAACCCCATGTGTCTCCCTTTCTAGTCATTAAACGCCCCACttgaaaaccctagccgccaAGAAACCCTAACTTTCAGATCTCGGTCTCCTTTCTCTCGTGGAGGTTCAAATGAAGGGCAACAACGATCGAAGCGGGTGTTTGGGGGTGGTGCTACCTGACCGGTGAGAGGTGGATGGGCATCCTAGGCCGGTGACAGCCTCCGATTTATTCTTCTTTGGCCGGTGGTAagcaagaagagagagagagagagagagagagagagagagagagagagagagagagagagatttcattttcatttttttatttacttataaaaattataaaaataaaatagaaaatgcaaattttttttttcttttaatcaaaaaaatatttaaataataaaaaaactgaaaaagaaaaaaaaataagtgcAAAATAGTCATTATGAAAAGCTAATGAAAAGCCGAACCAaattcgcaacaaaatgaaaagtttggacctctgaTACTAATCTAAACCTTTTTGGATCAAAATGACGACTCTCAACTAACCAAAGGGACAATTTGTACGGTTTTGTCTAATTTTTATGATTTCTATAAATTAAAAAGACCGAAATAATAtagactaaactgcacaaatggtccttgtggtttgcttaaaattgccactttggtacAAAAAGATTTGGACTAACACTAGTGGTCCAAAACTTTCATTATGTTGCGTTTTTGGTCCAATCTGTTCTAATTCTTTTCAAAATGATGGATTTCCCCCTATTAATATATGATTTtctctttttattatttatttataattttcaaattaaaaaaacaagaaaataaaaataaaaataaatctctctctctctcgttttcttCTTCCCCACTATTACTACATCGCCTGCCACCTGCCCATTCTTGTCACCGCCGACCACCATATCATTTTCACCGGAAACACCATCGACCGTCTCTTTAGCCACCAAACAGATCAGAAGAGGAAGAAACAAACAAATATTTCTTCATTTTTGGGTTTTAAAATCAAATGAGTTATATATCGGGGTTACTGCACTGCCATCGTCTCTCCTTCTCCGATGTGCCACTAAAATTTGAAACATCGTGTTCTTCATGCCAGTAGATCTAGATCCGTTCGCCTGATTTGTTTGTCGCTGCAGCCACCCTTCGCCTACAAGAAACCACCGCCACAACCTTTATTTATTTCACGACCAAGCCATTTGTTTTTAGCAGATCTAGAGTACCACCATTGTGTACCTGGAACCATAAGCCGCCGCCAGAACTAGGGTTTTCAAAGCCGCCGCTACTAGGGTTTGCGGTAGTCACTTGGGAGGGATGAAGACGAATCCATAGGAACCATGTCATGTTCGTCGTATTACCATCGGGTTACATCGCCACTGACAGAGATGGAGATATGGAGGTGCCCCAACGAGATAAATGGGGCGAACTATGAGATGGTGGTGCTCCAGAAGGCTCAGGTGATGCGAAAGGAGATGTGATGTTGATTCGACAGGCAATAAATGGTGGTGGTCGGAACCCTCTCTGCCGGAACCGAACCATCGGAAGTCGTCAGAAGCTGTTGCTGGTGGTGGTATTTTCTTTTCTGAAAATCATGAAGATGGAGATGGAGATGGTTTTGTGAAGATAGAGAGATATGGGTAGGGGTGGTCTCTGGTGACTAGGTTAGGCTAACAAGTGGCGGTGGTTTGGAAGATGATGGTGGTCCGACAATGACGGTCGACAGGAGGTGGTGGTTCGACAacaatgaagagagagagagagagagagggagagatggTATTAGTGTTTCTAGAacaatgaagagagagagagagagagggggagagatGGTATTAGTGTTTCTAGAGGTATGTGAGTGGGGAAGGATGGGGttgtatagttttttatttaattttaaatcaaaaatataaaagaaatagaaaaagaaattaataagggcaaatctatcatttaaaaaaaagttaaaaacaaattgaaccaaactcgcaacaaaataaaaattttgaaccTTTGATGCTAGCTTAAACCTTTTTAGACCAAAATGACAAGTTTAAATTAACCACATCAAAATTTGTGCATATTAGTCAATAATATATGTGATCTTTGGTATGTCATCATAATTCACGTTTAAACGATGACGTGGATGCTTGAGTAATCTATCACGTTTCTGATATTGAGATCAGATTCTGATGCGTCTATGGCAGATCGGAATCATTTTCCAGTAACTATTCTGCTTCAAAGCCAAAGGCAAGGAGCGCTACGCCATTGACGGCCAAACTTCCCACCCTTCAAGGGTTTGCTATCCGATGCAAATCTGACGAAGATGGTGGACGAAATAGGTGTATGGATGACCTGCCCAATGACCAAATATCTTCAAGATGAGCTCTCAAAACGATTCAACCTCTTCAAATCATGGGAAATCCCATCCAAGGTCGAGTTCTTCAACCAACACTCACGTTCAATCAGAGCACTTGTAGGAAACGGAATCCATGGAGCTGACTCCAGCTTAATCGAGTCGCTTCCACGTCTAGAGATCATCTCGAGTCACAGTTCTGGTTTAAACCAAATTGATTTAGTAAAATGCAAAGAAAAGGGGATCTTCGTCACATCCACTCCTGATTCCTTGACTGATGAAGTCGCTGATTTGGCTGTAACACTTACTTTGGCGACTCTCAGAAGGATTTGTGCAGGCGATCGGTTCGTAAGAAGTGGGTTGTGGAAGCAACGAGACTTCAAATTGACCACAAAAGTACGCTTCTTTCTCCTTAgattagaaaattaaaaagggTTTTAAGCTCAAATCGTTTGTCTGGCGATTTCCGCGAGTCATTGATTGTTTGATTTACTTGCAGGTTAGTGGGAAATCGGTGGGAATTGTAGGGTTGGGAAGAATCGGATCAGCAATTGCGAAGAGATTGGAGGGATTTGGTTGTCCAATTAGTTACTACTCCAGATCAGAGAAACCAAATTCAGGTTACAAATACTATCCAAACGTGATCGAATTGGCTTCAAACAATGAAATCCTGGTTATCGCCTGTTCATTAACTGAAGCAAATCATCACATAATCAACCGTGAAGCCATTGATGCTTTAGGGCCAAATGGATTTCTCATCAACATCGCACGAGGGGCTCAT
The genomic region above belongs to Lactuca sativa cultivar Salinas chromosome 4, Lsat_Salinas_v11, whole genome shotgun sequence and contains:
- the LOC111886859 gene encoding glyoxylate/hydroxypyruvate/pyruvate reductase 2KGR isoform X1 — encoded protein: MVDEIGVWMTCPMTKYLQDELSKRFNLFKSWEIPSKVEFFNQHSRSIRALVGNGIHGADSSLIESLPRLEIISSHSSGLNQIDLVKCKEKGIFVTSTPDSLTDEVADLAVTLTLATLRRICAGDRFVRSGLWKQRDFKLTTKVSGKSVGIVGLGRIGSAIAKRLEGFGCPISYYSRSEKPNSGYKYYPNVIELASNNEILVIACSLTEANHHIINREAIDALGPNGFLINIARGAHVDESELVSALVEGRLGGAGLDVLEHEPEVPQELIHLDNVVLSPHVGTCTHETRKAMADLVVANLVAYFSNQPLLTPVCF
- the LOC111886859 gene encoding glyoxylate/hydroxypyruvate/pyruvate reductase 2KGR isoform X3 — translated: MVDEIGVWMTCPMTKYLQDELSKRFNLFKSWEIPSKVEFFNQHSRSIRALVGNGIHGADSSLIESLPRLEIISSHSSGLNQIDLVKCKEKGIFVTSTPDSLTDEVADLAVTLTLATLRRICAGDRFVRSGLWKQRDFKLTTKVSGKSVGIVGLGRIGSAIAKRLEGFGCPISYYSRSEKPNSGYKYYPNVIELASNNEILVIACSLTEANHHIINREAIDALGPNGFLINIARGAHVDESELVSALVEGRLGGAGLDVLEHEPEVLPVRNGRARRTCTTSLRV
- the LOC111886859 gene encoding glyoxylate/hydroxypyruvate/pyruvate reductase 2KGR isoform X2; the encoded protein is MVDEIGVWMTCPMTKYLQDELSKRFNLFKSWEIPSKVEFFNQHSRSIRALVGNGIHGADSSLIESLPRLEIISSHSSGLNQIDLVKCKEKGIFVTSTPDSLTDEVADLAVTLTLATLRRICAGDRFVRSGLWKQRDFKLTTKVSGKSVGIVGLGRIGSAIAKRLEGFGCPISYYSRSEKPNSGYKYYPNVIELASNNEILVIACSLTEANHHIINREAIDALGPNGFLINIARGAHVDESELVSALVEGRLGGAGLDVLEHEPEGSCSQVLPSAFEKPKHIESRLYILLILLMYKIHVSNICKLLG